Proteins encoded within one genomic window of Chitinophagales bacterium:
- a CDS encoding patatin-like phospholipase family protein, whose protein sequence is MKRYFLVILCLSVLNSLQSQANSFKPPHNRVLVISGGGARGAWGVGVCKALLERHQGYKAVYGTSTGSLMAPMILLQNIDKLEFNYTNVTQKSIFNCNPFKVKKEPVLIDGTQAIDSLTNIKLFTMKTDIKPLNALWRLILGKPTLGESYNLRNLIQSQFTKEEYNKLQSICKLYDFEIGVGVTNMEEAKFEMIKNTNKDYDEFINYMWASANQPVFMTYYYDEKRKRHFADGGLIEVLPIRQAIEYAVKHKVDTIDVVLNNSVNIIEPKDFNIKKNFISGGLMRILNTYGQSTLSSNIELGMLKANLESIIRDDFSEGLDRDIVINIYSMNRRLAMLYKNELGFDKDLMKFLLAYGYHSTNRKLNSDKHSQPIQTMSLPPTTIPKGKLKFSIEE, encoded by the coding sequence ATGAAACGATATTTCTTAGTCATACTCTGTCTTAGTGTTTTGAATAGTCTACAATCACAGGCTAATTCATTTAAACCACCCCATAATAGAGTTTTGGTCATCAGTGGTGGTGGTGCCCGAGGAGCATGGGGTGTAGGAGTCTGCAAGGCACTATTGGAGAGACATCAAGGCTATAAAGCTGTCTATGGAACTAGCACTGGTAGCCTAATGGCACCGATGATTTTGCTTCAAAACATTGATAAATTGGAATTTAATTATACCAATGTAACCCAAAAAAGTATTTTCAATTGCAATCCATTTAAGGTAAAAAAAGAACCTGTATTAATTGATGGTACGCAAGCAATAGATAGTTTAACCAATATAAAACTATTTACGATGAAAACAGATATTAAGCCATTAAACGCTCTATGGCGTTTAATTTTGGGTAAACCAACCTTGGGAGAATCTTATAATCTAAGAAACTTGATTCAAAGTCAATTTACAAAGGAAGAATATAATAAATTGCAATCTATATGCAAACTTTATGACTTTGAAATTGGTGTAGGAGTTACGAATATGGAGGAAGCTAAATTTGAGATGATAAAAAATACAAATAAGGATTATGATGAATTTATTAACTATATGTGGGCCTCTGCCAATCAACCCGTATTTATGACTTACTACTACGATGAAAAACGAAAAAGACATTTTGCTGATGGGGGACTTATAGAAGTTTTGCCGATAAGGCAAGCGATTGAATACGCAGTAAAACACAAAGTAGATACGATTGATGTCGTTTTGAATAACTCTGTGAATATTATTGAACCTAAAGATTTTAATATCAAAAAAAACTTTATATCCGGTGGACTTATGCGGATATTAAACACTTATGGCCAATCTACGTTATCTTCCAATATCGAACTAGGTATGCTTAAAGCTAATTTGGAATCTATCATACGAGATGATTTTTCAGAAGGACTCGACCGAGATATCGTCATTAACATCTATTCTATGAATAGACGTCTGGCTATGCTTTATAAAAATGAGCTTGGTTTTGATAAGGACCTCATGAAGTTTCTTTTAGCATACGGATATCATTCCACGAATAGAAAATTAAATTCTGACAAGCATTCCCAGCCCATTCAAACAATGAGCCTACCCCCAACAACTATACCAAAAGGCAAGTTGAAGTTTAGCATAGAAGAGTAG
- a CDS encoding efflux RND transporter periplasmic adaptor subunit, which produces MQTLKYLIALLLIINIGCKNNVQDEQPIIQSDPFLLQLDASQERNAKISTGKLLSNTQAQTIRAYGKTFFPSESVITVTSPFGGAIRSIHVIQGQYVSQGQVVASIEDARFVDLQQDYLLTKSKLKLTQLDYERQRELNQAKASSDKVYQVAENEYRTQQILLKSLSEKLMLLGINPHNLNEKNITRTIAIRATSSGYITNVYANKGRYILPSESLVDILNQSKPCLKLKIYDKDVSNVRIGMKVIAFSSNDTSVKYPCQVLSILPQMQQDGSTEVLCSFIHLNKTLPQNLNLIADIEVSSNATNSLPESAVVDFEGKKFVFEKLEQGKYKMIPIQIGNSQHQQVEIVNHNELNGKNIVMNGAYILLMALKNKE; this is translated from the coding sequence ATGCAAACTTTAAAATATTTAATCGCTCTTTTACTGATAATTAATATAGGTTGTAAGAATAATGTCCAAGATGAACAACCCATCATTCAATCAGACCCATTTTTACTACAACTAGATGCTTCTCAAGAAAGAAATGCCAAGATAAGTACTGGCAAATTATTGTCAAATACCCAAGCACAAACCATACGTGCATATGGAAAGACATTTTTCCCATCTGAAAGCGTCATTACAGTAACTTCTCCATTTGGAGGAGCTATTCGTTCCATTCATGTTATTCAAGGGCAATACGTTTCCCAAGGTCAAGTAGTCGCAAGTATAGAGGATGCACGTTTTGTAGATCTGCAGCAGGATTATTTATTGACCAAATCCAAGCTCAAATTAACTCAACTAGATTATGAGCGGCAACGCGAACTTAATCAAGCTAAAGCGAGCAGTGATAAAGTATATCAAGTAGCAGAGAATGAATATCGAACACAGCAGATTTTATTAAAATCGCTCTCTGAAAAATTAATGCTTTTGGGAATAAATCCTCACAATCTGAATGAAAAAAACATTACAAGAACCATTGCTATACGAGCAACATCATCAGGATATATCACTAATGTTTATGCTAATAAAGGTCGCTATATTCTACCTTCCGAAAGTCTTGTAGATATTTTAAATCAATCTAAACCTTGTCTCAAATTAAAAATTTATGATAAAGATGTTTCGAATGTACGTATTGGTATGAAAGTAATTGCCTTTTCCTCCAATGATACTTCAGTGAAATATCCATGTCAAGTATTGAGTATCCTTCCACAAATGCAGCAAGATGGAAGCACCGAGGTGCTCTGTAGCTTTATTCACTTGAATAAAACCTTGCCTCAAAATCTTAATTTAATAGCGGATATCGAAGTGTCCAGCAATGCCACTAATAGTTTGCCAGAGTCTGCTGTAGTAGATTTTGAGGGGAAGAAATTCGTGTTCGAAAAACTAGAACAAGGAAAATATAAAATGATTCCAATTCAAATCGGAAACTCACAACATCAACAGGTAGAAATAGTAAATCACAATGAGTTAAATGGAAAGAACATCGTAATGAATGGAGCTTATATTTTGCTTATGGCACTGAAGAATAAGGAGTAA
- a CDS encoding CusA/CzcA family heavy metal efflux RND transporter produces MLYKIINFSVQNKLIIALMTIGLVIFGFYEMTKLPIDAVPDITNNQVQIITQAPSHGALDIERLVTFPIEQSCANIDGIKEMRSFSRFGLSLVTIVFEDNIDVYWARQQVSERLMNAKGVIPSYIGVPELGPITTGLGEIYQYVVRPQKGYETKYTITDLRSVQDWIIRRQLLNVKGVAEVSSFGGKLKQYQISIVPEKLTALNLSIEEVYKALENNNQNTGGGYIEKGPNVIFIRTEGLLKNLDDIKKVAITRKDGSQIMMHDIAEITIGYATRYGAMCYNDHGEVAGAIVMMLKGANSSDVIERIKEKVTQIQKTLPDGLVIEPFLDRTKMVNNAIHTVQTNLIEGALIVLFILVIFLGNYRAGLVVASVIPLSLLFAFIMMNLFGVSGNLMSLGALDFGLIVDGAVIIVEAVLHKLSHYVPSNSSRKEYVNNTVVASSHRMMKAAIFGQLIILMVYLPIFSLEGIEGKMFKPMAQTVVFALLGAFILSLTYVPAMSAWILKKEIKPFAFSEKWMTELENKYEQALKNSFIHSRKIIISVLVLFLISIAILMQLGGEFIPTLEEGDFAVDTRVLTGSNLSTTIEYTQKAAGVLKEKFPEVEKVVTKIGSGEVPTDPMPMEASDMMVILKDKSEWTSAKTFDELAEKMGNALHDIPGISYGFQYPVQMRFNELMTGARQDVVLKIYGENLDSLATHANILGKLAAPIEGVESIYVEPIAGMPQLVINYDRLQLAYFGIDIHDANQLLNAALAGKSTGMVYEDEKRFDLVVRLHEDNRTIEHIENLLLPTSQGGRVPLRQVADVKLINGPNQIQREDAKRRIVVGFNVRNRDVQSVVSDLKTSVEKNLKLPTGYYIHYGGAFENLENATNRLIIVVPIALLMIFVMLYFAFHQIRLALLIYSAIPLSAIGGILFLALRGMPFSISAGIGFIALFGVAVLNGIVLISEYNRIKLEGENDILKIVLTGSKLRLRPVLMTALVASLGFFPMAFSHGSGAEVQRPLATVVIGGLLLATFLTLFVLPIIYTMIESRYMNRSTAVILIFIVWSSAGNAQSQIKLEAALDTAAVRSTIIQNADIRIRMRQELIKSAALIPKTQIQLDYGQLNSNYLDNKISISQTLPFPTSAGRHRQLKSSDYQLAILDKEISLIELKREIAYHYTQYLVFRKKEVLWQQLDSVLSQFVDKMVLKYQKGDANLLERTAALQQRNLARMELDKVRQELKVSLLFFNYFLQGGQNFVPDVNDSVITPNTANEIEKEHPSFLYQRELVSNSKWQTKSLQAQKMPDLAIGLSSGTIQGIGADNISYSGSNRFHTATIGIQIPIFVQNINAQIKSSKLHQRYVENEQELKRKQLETEYLQLKSRWESQTGIVRKYQDIELENANIIINLASRQLLAGEINYLNWSLLAQQSIQLKLNYLEALALWYETSIRLKFFTPETK; encoded by the coding sequence ATGTTGTATAAAATTATTAATTTTTCTGTTCAAAATAAACTCATCATTGCATTGATGACAATAGGTTTGGTGATTTTTGGATTTTACGAAATGACCAAACTACCTATCGACGCAGTACCTGATATAACCAATAATCAAGTACAGATTATTACCCAAGCACCTTCGCATGGGGCACTCGATATTGAAAGACTTGTCACTTTTCCTATAGAACAAAGCTGCGCTAATATTGATGGAATCAAGGAAATGCGAAGTTTCTCTCGTTTTGGCTTATCCTTAGTTACAATAGTATTTGAAGATAATATTGATGTATATTGGGCACGACAGCAAGTGTCGGAACGTTTGATGAATGCTAAGGGCGTCATTCCTTCTTATATAGGAGTACCTGAATTGGGACCGATAACCACTGGATTAGGGGAAATATATCAATACGTCGTGCGACCTCAAAAAGGATATGAAACAAAATATACCATCACCGATTTACGTTCGGTTCAAGATTGGATAATCCGTCGTCAATTACTGAATGTAAAAGGGGTAGCTGAGGTGAGTAGTTTTGGTGGCAAACTAAAACAATATCAGATAAGCATAGTTCCAGAAAAGTTAACTGCTCTCAATCTCTCGATAGAAGAGGTGTATAAAGCTTTGGAAAATAACAATCAAAATACTGGAGGGGGTTATATAGAGAAAGGCCCCAATGTCATATTTATTCGAACAGAGGGCTTATTGAAAAATCTAGATGATATAAAAAAAGTAGCCATCACTCGCAAAGACGGCAGTCAAATCATGATGCATGATATCGCAGAGATTACCATAGGTTATGCAACACGATATGGAGCTATGTGCTATAACGACCATGGAGAGGTGGCAGGAGCTATCGTCATGATGCTCAAAGGAGCGAATAGCAGTGATGTGATAGAGAGAATAAAGGAGAAAGTAACTCAGATACAGAAAACCTTGCCAGATGGATTGGTTATAGAACCCTTTCTTGATAGAACAAAAATGGTCAATAATGCCATTCATACTGTTCAGACTAACTTGATAGAAGGTGCACTTATAGTATTATTTATACTCGTAATTTTTTTAGGAAATTATAGAGCAGGTCTGGTAGTGGCCTCCGTAATACCTTTATCTCTCCTATTCGCCTTTATCATGATGAATTTATTTGGAGTTAGTGGCAATTTGATGAGTCTCGGAGCCCTTGATTTTGGACTCATAGTAGATGGTGCCGTCATTATTGTCGAAGCAGTACTGCACAAACTTTCCCATTATGTTCCCTCTAATTCTTCAAGAAAGGAATACGTAAACAATACTGTAGTTGCATCTAGTCATAGAATGATGAAGGCAGCCATTTTTGGACAATTAATAATACTTATGGTTTACCTGCCTATCTTTTCATTAGAAGGTATAGAAGGAAAAATGTTCAAACCTATGGCGCAGACTGTAGTATTCGCATTACTAGGTGCATTTATATTGTCACTCACTTATGTACCAGCCATGAGTGCATGGATATTGAAAAAAGAAATTAAACCATTCGCGTTTTCAGAAAAATGGATGACAGAGTTAGAGAATAAATACGAGCAAGCGTTAAAAAACTCTTTTATACATAGCAGAAAGATAATTATTTCTGTCCTTGTTCTCTTTCTCATATCTATTGCTATACTAATGCAACTAGGGGGTGAATTTATTCCGACATTGGAAGAGGGCGACTTTGCTGTGGATACGCGTGTACTGACAGGTAGCAATCTTTCTACAACTATCGAATATACTCAAAAAGCTGCTGGAGTGCTAAAAGAAAAATTTCCCGAAGTGGAAAAAGTTGTTACAAAAATAGGAAGTGGAGAAGTTCCTACAGACCCCATGCCAATGGAAGCGAGTGACATGATGGTCATTTTAAAAGATAAAAGTGAATGGACATCCGCTAAAACTTTTGATGAATTAGCAGAAAAGATGGGCAATGCCTTGCATGATATACCCGGTATCTCATATGGTTTTCAATATCCTGTACAAATGCGATTCAATGAACTGATGACTGGGGCTAGACAAGACGTGGTTCTCAAAATTTATGGAGAAAATTTGGATAGTTTGGCTACTCATGCCAATATTTTGGGCAAATTGGCCGCGCCAATAGAAGGAGTTGAGAGCATATATGTCGAGCCGATTGCGGGTATGCCACAACTGGTTATAAACTATGACCGACTACAGTTGGCTTATTTTGGAATAGATATTCATGATGCGAATCAACTTTTAAATGCAGCGTTGGCAGGTAAAAGTACAGGTATGGTCTATGAGGATGAGAAAAGATTTGATCTGGTGGTAAGACTTCACGAAGATAATCGTACTATAGAGCATATTGAAAATCTACTATTGCCCACGAGCCAAGGTGGACGTGTACCTTTGAGACAAGTCGCAGACGTTAAACTGATCAATGGCCCCAATCAAATACAACGAGAAGATGCCAAACGAAGAATTGTAGTGGGTTTTAATGTTCGTAATCGCGATGTGCAGTCTGTGGTATCTGATTTGAAAACAAGTGTAGAAAAGAATTTAAAACTGCCTACAGGCTACTATATACACTATGGTGGTGCTTTTGAAAACTTGGAGAATGCAACCAATCGTTTAATCATTGTAGTGCCGATTGCCCTTTTGATGATATTTGTTATGTTATATTTCGCATTCCATCAAATACGTTTGGCTTTATTAATCTACTCTGCCATTCCGCTATCAGCTATTGGAGGCATTTTGTTTTTAGCACTGCGCGGCATGCCCTTTAGTATCAGTGCTGGTATTGGTTTTATTGCGCTATTTGGCGTAGCTGTTCTCAATGGCATAGTATTAATTTCAGAATATAACAGAATCAAACTGGAAGGAGAAAATGATATTTTGAAAATCGTATTGACAGGTTCAAAATTGAGATTGAGGCCAGTTCTTATGACCGCATTGGTGGCATCGTTAGGTTTTTTTCCTATGGCTTTTAGTCATGGTTCGGGAGCAGAGGTGCAGCGACCTTTGGCTACAGTGGTTATTGGTGGATTGCTTTTAGCTACTTTTCTCACACTTTTTGTATTACCCATTATTTACACTATGATAGAATCTAGATACATGAATAGATCTACAGCTGTTATTTTAATTTTCATAGTGTGGAGCTCAGCAGGAAATGCTCAGTCTCAAATAAAGTTAGAGGCCGCATTGGATACAGCTGCGGTACGTAGCACTATCATACAGAATGCTGATATAAGAATAAGGATGCGCCAAGAATTGATAAAATCAGCAGCTTTAATTCCGAAAACCCAAATTCAGCTTGATTATGGTCAACTAAACTCTAATTATTTAGATAATAAAATTTCTATATCACAGACTCTCCCTTTCCCTACTTCTGCAGGCCGCCATAGACAGTTGAAATCTTCGGACTATCAATTAGCAATATTGGACAAGGAAATCTCATTGATCGAATTAAAAAGAGAAATAGCCTATCATTATACACAATATCTTGTATTCAGAAAGAAGGAAGTATTGTGGCAACAATTAGATAGTGTATTAAGCCAGTTTGTAGATAAAATGGTATTGAAATACCAAAAAGGCGATGCTAATCTGCTCGAAAGAACAGCAGCATTGCAGCAGCGCAATTTAGCTCGTATGGAACTAGATAAAGTGAGACAAGAACTCAAGGTGTCACTTTTGTTTTTCAACTATTTTCTTCAAGGAGGGCAAAACTTTGTGCCAGATGTAAACGATTCTGTTATTACACCAAATACTGCTAATGAGATCGAAAAGGAGCACCCATCATTTTTGTATCAGCGAGAATTAGTGTCCAATTCAAAATGGCAAACCAAAAGCCTACAAGCTCAGAAAATGCCTGATTTAGCTATAGGCTTATCTTCTGGAACTATTCAGGGCATAGGTGCTGATAATATCAGTTATTCTGGTTCCAATAGGTTTCATACAGCAACGATAGGTATTCAGATTCCTATATTTGTTCAAAACATTAATGCTCAAATCAAATCTTCTAAACTCCATCAACGATATGTAGAGAATGAACAGGAGCTTAAAAGGAAGCAATTAGAAACAGAATATTTACAATTAAAATCCCGTTGGGAATCTCAGACAGGTATTGTGCGTAAATATCAAGATATAGAACTCGAGAACGCCAATATTATTATAAACTTAGCTAGCAGACAACTTTTAGCCGGAGAAATCAACTATCTCAATTGGTCACTTCTAGCACAGCAATCCATTCAGTTAAAATTAAACTACCTTGAAGCACTCGCACTGTGGTACGAGACCAGTATTCGACTTAAATTCTTCACCCCTGAAACCAAATAA
- a CDS encoding 23S rRNA (pseudouridine(1915)-N(3))-methyltransferase RlmH — MKIKVLTIGKSNPDFIKEGITFFHTKIKHFCDFEWQELVPKKKSELADISKKIDAELLLNNIEETDFVILLDERGKSFKSSYDFSEFINKKQLSGIKRIVFIIGGSFGFDDSIYKRANEKISLATMTFSHQMIRLIFLEQLYRGFAILHHLPYHHE; from the coding sequence ATGAAAATCAAAGTCCTCACCATCGGCAAATCTAATCCTGATTTTATAAAAGAAGGCATCACTTTTTTTCATACTAAAATCAAACATTTTTGTGATTTTGAATGGCAGGAATTAGTACCGAAAAAGAAAAGTGAACTGGCTGATATTTCTAAAAAAATAGATGCTGAATTGCTGCTAAACAATATCGAAGAAACAGACTTTGTCATTCTGCTAGATGAGCGGGGCAAGTCATTCAAGTCCAGTTATGACTTTTCAGAATTTATCAATAAGAAACAACTGAGTGGAATAAAGCGCATCGTTTTCATCATTGGAGGCTCGTTTGGATTTGATGATTCCATCTATAAAAGAGCTAATGAAAAAATTTCACTTGCAACAATGACTTTTTCTCATCAAATGATACGTTTGATTTTCCTTGAACAGCTATATCGAGGCTTTGCTATTTTGCACCATTTGCCTTATCATCATGAGTAA
- a CDS encoding bifunctional UDP-N-acetylmuramoyl-tripeptide:D-alanyl-D-alanine ligase/alanine racemase produces MAGNIPVQVIERIDIDSRNIVFPDTTLFVALDGTKSNGIDFIPELIERGVRHFIVEEKYRDKCEQLKANFYLVRDPLTAWQTIVEFKRREYALPVIGITGSNGKTIVKEWLSQILTTNFSICKSPKSYNSQIGVPLSVWNLSEKNDLAIFEAGISKPKEMEKLEKMIVPTIGILTNIGDAHQANFNSVEDKLIEKLKLFVKSKILILPHDLLISYPQAFDELTSQNKDLKIVSWSEEDNAQVKVNVNSALKILILEFEGCQYKIPLKRLENSYIENLVHCSLTVLVLKQDLNALIPKISKLSDLEMRLELIEGIHDMTIINDTYNADMDSLLIAVQYLFAQTPQTKKSIILSEIQQTLDNANLRIYEILKDKNIAYLALIGQTYFDHADTFKKLTAEKISFYTSTEEFLTYQDASQFKQHTLLIKGARKFQLEKIVQQYRKKTHSTYLKVHLNALKNNLRVFTSLLKPQTKVMLMLKASGYGLGSIELARQLENERVDYYAVAYTDEAIELRNIGIQKPIMVLNPEVGALSKLIDYQLEPEVYSLGILKKLIEELNQLSDAKTISIHLKIETGMHRLGVTAEELSEVISLLKEHRQIVVKYAMTHLAASDDTTFDYFTIEQISKFQSIANQIEKELGYTFSRHALNTGGIIKHNAHQMGMVRLGIGLFGFDSTGTVQHQLQNTISLISRIAQIKTVLPTETVGYSRKGKVSRETKIAILNIGYADGYFRNFGNGLAQVYIKGQYAPTIGNICMDMTMIDITDCKNIEEGDEVELIGSHISAADLAAKANTISYEILTSISNRVQRVYWED; encoded by the coding sequence ATGGCAGGAAATATTCCTGTGCAGGTCATAGAGCGCATAGATATCGATAGTAGAAATATTGTCTTCCCCGATACTACTTTGTTTGTTGCCTTGGATGGAACTAAATCAAATGGGATTGATTTTATACCAGAGCTCATCGAAAGAGGTGTAAGACATTTTATCGTAGAAGAAAAATATAGGGACAAATGCGAACAGTTAAAAGCAAATTTCTATTTAGTTCGCGACCCCTTAACCGCTTGGCAAACTATAGTTGAATTTAAAAGAAGAGAATACGCGCTTCCTGTTATAGGCATCACTGGCTCTAATGGTAAAACGATAGTCAAAGAATGGTTGTCGCAGATTCTAACAACCAATTTTTCTATTTGTAAAAGCCCTAAGAGTTATAACTCCCAAATTGGCGTACCACTTTCGGTATGGAATCTAAGTGAGAAAAATGATTTAGCCATATTCGAAGCAGGTATTTCCAAGCCGAAGGAAATGGAGAAGCTTGAGAAAATGATAGTTCCAACAATAGGTATATTAACCAATATAGGTGATGCTCATCAGGCTAATTTCAATAGTGTCGAAGATAAGCTTATAGAAAAACTAAAGCTATTTGTCAAATCCAAGATTTTAATCCTTCCTCATGACTTATTAATAAGCTATCCTCAAGCTTTTGATGAATTAACTTCACAGAACAAAGATTTGAAAATAGTGAGTTGGTCAGAAGAGGACAATGCGCAGGTTAAGGTAAATGTAAACAGCGCACTAAAAATATTAATTTTAGAATTTGAGGGCTGTCAATACAAAATTCCATTAAAACGATTGGAGAACTCTTACATTGAGAATTTAGTTCATTGTTCGTTGACAGTTTTGGTATTGAAGCAAGATTTAAATGCACTGATACCAAAAATTTCCAAACTCTCTGACCTAGAAATGCGACTAGAACTCATAGAAGGTATTCACGATATGACTATTATTAATGATACCTATAATGCCGATATGGATTCATTGTTGATAGCGGTTCAGTATTTATTTGCACAAACACCGCAAACTAAAAAATCGATTATTCTCTCGGAAATACAGCAGACATTGGATAATGCTAATCTTCGAATTTATGAAATTCTCAAAGATAAAAATATTGCTTATCTTGCTTTGATTGGGCAGACATATTTTGATCATGCAGATACGTTTAAAAAACTGACTGCTGAAAAAATTTCATTCTATACCTCTACAGAAGAATTTTTAACCTATCAAGACGCCTCGCAGTTTAAGCAACATACGCTACTCATCAAGGGAGCTCGCAAATTTCAATTAGAGAAAATAGTGCAGCAGTATCGCAAGAAAACACATAGTACCTATTTAAAAGTACATCTCAATGCTTTGAAAAATAATTTGCGAGTTTTCACTAGTCTTTTAAAGCCACAAACGAAAGTGATGCTCATGCTCAAAGCCTCAGGCTATGGACTAGGCAGCATAGAACTCGCTAGACAACTCGAAAACGAGCGCGTGGATTATTATGCGGTAGCTTATACCGATGAGGCTATTGAACTCAGAAATATAGGCATTCAAAAACCCATCATGGTTTTAAATCCCGAAGTAGGAGCGCTATCTAAACTCATCGATTATCAACTCGAACCTGAGGTTTATAGTTTAGGGATATTGAAAAAATTGATTGAAGAATTGAATCAACTATCAGATGCTAAAACAATTTCTATTCACTTAAAAATAGAAACTGGTATGCACCGACTGGGGGTTACAGCAGAAGAATTGTCCGAAGTAATATCGCTACTAAAGGAACATAGACAAATTGTGGTCAAGTACGCTATGACTCACCTAGCAGCTAGCGATGATACTACATTTGATTATTTTACAATTGAACAAATAAGTAAGTTTCAATCTATAGCTAATCAAATTGAAAAAGAACTCGGCTATACTTTTTCTCGCCACGCACTGAATACTGGAGGTATTATAAAACACAATGCTCATCAGATGGGTATGGTACGTTTAGGGATAGGTTTGTTTGGATTTGATAGTACGGGGACTGTGCAACATCAGCTGCAAAATACAATCTCGTTGATTTCTCGCATAGCACAAATTAAAACGGTTCTACCAACCGAGACAGTAGGTTATTCCAGAAAAGGTAAGGTAAGTCGTGAAACCAAAATCGCTATACTCAATATTGGGTATGCGGATGGTTATTTTAGAAATTTCGGAAACGGATTAGCGCAGGTTTATATCAAAGGTCAGTATGCACCTACTATAGGCAATATATGTATGGACATGACGATGATAGATATTACCGACTGTAAAAATATAGAAGAAGGAGACGAGGTAGAACTCATCGGCAGTCATATCTCCGCTGCTGACCTAGCCGCCAAAGCGAATACTATTTCCTATGAAATCCTCACCTCCATTTCGAATCGAGTACAGAGGGTTTATTGGGAGGATTAG
- a CDS encoding Fic family protein has product MKKLTDIYFDSYSSTLSVDLRKEFNELSEREWTSKNFTFATAVSVMSSSRIEGETLEVDSYVKHKVLDIEYLPNLIEKPNDLYSAYEFARDHPLTANNFLQAHTIATEHLLPASHRGVVRKVNMLVIEQKTNRVQYEAANSFIVHSEYESFWQELSELIEQDLSIEEVFYYASLIHLVFVKIHPFNDGNGRTARLLEKWFLATKLGNKAWFIASENYYYQNLSDYYANLARVGLYYDELDYEKGLPFLLMLSKSIAQINNK; this is encoded by the coding sequence ATGAAAAAACTAACTGATATATATTTTGATTCGTATTCCTCGACCCTGAGTGTAGATCTAAGAAAGGAATTTAATGAGCTATCAGAAAGGGAATGGACGAGTAAAAATTTTACTTTTGCTACTGCTGTTTCGGTTATGTCTTCATCGAGGATCGAGGGAGAAACTTTAGAAGTAGATAGCTATGTTAAGCACAAAGTGTTGGATATAGAGTATCTGCCAAATCTAATAGAAAAGCCAAATGATTTATATAGCGCCTATGAATTCGCACGAGATCATCCATTGACAGCAAATAATTTTTTACAAGCACATACTATCGCTACAGAACATTTACTGCCAGCATCTCATAGGGGTGTGGTGCGAAAAGTCAATATGCTGGTGATAGAACAAAAAACAAATCGGGTGCAGTATGAAGCGGCAAATAGTTTTATAGTACACAGCGAATATGAATCGTTTTGGCAAGAACTTTCCGAACTTATAGAACAAGACTTGAGTATCGAAGAAGTTTTTTATTATGCATCATTAATTCATCTTGTTTTTGTAAAAATACATCCATTTAATGATGGAAATGGTAGAACCGCTCGACTATTAGAGAAATGGTTCTTAGCGACTAAACTCGGCAATAAGGCTTGGTTCATCGCCAGTGAAAACTACTATTATCAAAATTTAAGTGACTATTATGCTAACCTAGCGCGTGTTGGATTGTATTATGATGAATTGGATTATGAGAAGGGGTTGCCTTTTTTGTTGATGTTGTCGAAGTCTATTGCACAAATAAACAATAAATAA